A region from the Clavibacter sp. A6099 genome encodes:
- the argB gene encoding acetylglutamate kinase, with product MTAITQDAADLDQAQAESKAATLIESLSWLQRFHDRIVVVKFGGNAMVDEELTRTFAEDVVYLRYAGLRPVVVHGGGPQISAMLTRLGIESEFRGGYRVTTPEVLEVVRMVLTGQVSRDVVRGINAHGPLAAAVSGEDAGLFTGRRRGAVVDGVDVDLGLVGDVVAVDPTAVLAQLDAGRIPVVSSIAPDEHDPAVSLNVNADAAAAALAVALGAEKLVILTDVAGLYRDWPDRGSLVSDIRADELRALLPSLESGMIPKMAACLEAVDGGVPKAAIIDGRIPHSMLLEIFTTNGIGTEVVPA from the coding sequence GTGACCGCCATCACGCAGGACGCCGCCGACCTCGACCAGGCGCAGGCCGAGTCGAAGGCCGCGACGCTCATCGAGTCGCTGTCGTGGCTGCAGCGCTTCCACGACCGCATAGTGGTCGTGAAGTTCGGCGGCAACGCCATGGTCGACGAGGAGCTCACGCGCACCTTCGCCGAGGACGTCGTGTACCTGCGATACGCGGGGCTCCGACCGGTCGTCGTCCACGGCGGCGGTCCGCAGATCAGCGCGATGCTCACCCGCCTCGGCATCGAGAGCGAGTTCCGCGGGGGATACCGCGTCACCACGCCCGAGGTGCTCGAGGTCGTGCGCATGGTGCTCACCGGGCAGGTCAGCCGCGACGTCGTGCGGGGTATCAACGCGCACGGCCCGCTCGCGGCCGCCGTCTCCGGCGAGGACGCCGGGCTCTTCACGGGCCGCCGTCGTGGCGCCGTGGTCGACGGCGTCGACGTCGACCTCGGCCTCGTCGGGGACGTCGTGGCGGTGGATCCCACGGCCGTCCTCGCGCAGCTCGACGCCGGCCGCATCCCCGTCGTCTCCTCCATCGCGCCCGACGAGCACGACCCCGCCGTCTCCCTCAACGTCAACGCGGACGCCGCGGCCGCCGCGCTCGCCGTGGCCCTCGGCGCCGAGAAGCTCGTGATCCTCACCGACGTCGCGGGCCTCTACCGCGACTGGCCCGACCGCGGGTCGCTCGTCTCGGACATCCGCGCCGACGAGCTCCGCGCGCTCCTGCCGTCGCTCGAGTCGGGCATGATCCCGAAGATGGCGGCATGCCTCGAAGCCGTCGACGGGGGAGTGCCCAAGGCCGCGATCATCGACGGCCGCATCCCGCACTCGATGCTCCTCGAGATCTTCACCACGAACGGAATCGGAACGGAGGTCGTGCCCGCATGA
- the argC gene encoding N-acetyl-gamma-glutamyl-phosphate reductase produces the protein MSFSVAVAGASGYAGGELLRLLADHPRLEVQTLTAFQNAGERLRQVHPHLTSYADRTFVETTAEQLAGHDVVFLALPHGKSGAITAELDDQTLVVDCGADHRLVDEAAWDAFYGGDFAGAWPYGLPELLHAEEGGTQRTRLSGVKRIAVPGCNVTAITLGLQPGIRAGVIEPEDIVAVLAVGPSGAGRSLRTNLLASEILGSASAYAVGGTHRHTPEIRQNLETAGGGHVSVSFTPVLVPMARGILATATARLAPGFSAHDVRAAWELAYADEPFVHLLPEGSFPNVSDVTGSNTALVGIAIDEAAGRVITVTAIDNLVKGTAGAAIQSANIALGLPEAMGLPVNGVAP, from the coding sequence ATGTCATTCTCAGTCGCCGTCGCGGGCGCCAGCGGCTACGCGGGCGGGGAGCTCCTCCGCCTGCTCGCCGACCACCCGCGCCTCGAGGTCCAGACGCTCACCGCATTCCAGAACGCGGGCGAGCGTCTGCGTCAGGTGCACCCGCACCTCACCTCGTACGCCGACCGCACCTTCGTCGAGACGACGGCCGAGCAGCTGGCCGGCCATGACGTGGTCTTCCTCGCTCTGCCGCACGGCAAGTCGGGCGCCATCACGGCCGAGCTCGACGACCAGACCCTCGTGGTCGACTGCGGCGCCGACCACCGGCTCGTCGACGAGGCCGCGTGGGACGCGTTCTACGGCGGCGACTTCGCGGGCGCCTGGCCGTACGGCCTGCCCGAGCTGCTGCACGCGGAGGAGGGCGGCACCCAGCGCACGCGCCTGTCGGGCGTGAAGCGCATCGCCGTCCCGGGCTGCAACGTCACCGCCATCACGCTCGGCCTCCAGCCGGGCATCCGCGCGGGCGTCATCGAGCCGGAGGACATCGTCGCGGTGCTGGCCGTCGGCCCGTCCGGCGCGGGGCGGTCGCTCCGCACGAACCTGCTGGCCAGCGAGATCCTCGGATCCGCGAGCGCCTATGCGGTCGGCGGCACCCACCGCCACACCCCGGAGATCCGACAGAACCTCGAGACGGCGGGCGGCGGGCACGTGAGCGTCTCGTTCACGCCCGTGCTCGTGCCGATGGCCCGCGGGATCCTCGCCACGGCCACCGCGCGCCTCGCCCCCGGCTTCTCCGCGCACGACGTGCGCGCGGCATGGGAGCTCGCCTACGCCGACGAGCCGTTCGTCCACCTGCTGCCGGAGGGGTCCTTCCCGAACGTGTCCGACGTCACGGGATCCAACACGGCGCTCGTGGGCATCGCGATCGACGAGGCCGCGGGCCGCGTGATCACGGTCACGGCCATCGACAACCTGGTCAAGGGCACGGCGGGCGCGGCGATCCAGTCGGCCAACATCGCGCTCGGGCTGCCCGAGGCCATGGGCCTCCCGGTGAACGGGGTCGCCCCGTGA
- the argJ gene encoding bifunctional glutamate N-acetyltransferase/amino-acid acetyltransferase ArgJ codes for MSVTAARGFVAGGVAAGLKSTGALDVALVRNTGPSQAAAAVFTSNRCQANPILWSRQVIGDGRVSAVVLNSGGANCYTGSRGFQVTHATAEAVGRALDVSSGDVLVCSTGLIGEQLPLEKLEDGVARVAVVLADGGGDDAARAIMTTDTKPKQSASTSDAGWTVGGMAKGAGMLAPGLATMLVVITTDADLDSAALDAALRESTRVTFDRLDSDGCMSTNDQVTLLASAASGVVPDAEEFQAALTAVCADLAEQLQADAEGASHDIAIEVVHAASDDDAVEVGRAVARSNLFKAAVFGNDPNWGRVLAAVGTTGAEFDPYGIDVAINGVEVCRAGEPHESRDLVDLHPRAVHVLIDLHAGDATATILTNDLTHDYVHENSAYAS; via the coding sequence GTGAGCGTCACCGCCGCACGCGGCTTCGTCGCCGGAGGGGTCGCCGCGGGCCTCAAGTCCACGGGCGCGCTCGACGTCGCCCTCGTCCGCAACACGGGCCCGTCGCAGGCGGCCGCCGCGGTCTTCACCAGCAACCGCTGCCAGGCGAACCCGATCCTCTGGTCGCGCCAGGTCATCGGCGACGGCCGGGTGAGCGCCGTCGTGCTCAACTCCGGCGGCGCGAACTGCTACACCGGATCCCGCGGCTTCCAGGTCACGCACGCCACCGCCGAGGCGGTCGGCCGCGCGCTCGACGTCTCCAGCGGCGACGTGCTCGTCTGCAGCACGGGCCTCATCGGCGAGCAGCTCCCGCTCGAGAAGCTCGAGGACGGGGTCGCCCGCGTCGCCGTCGTGCTCGCCGACGGCGGGGGTGACGACGCGGCCCGCGCCATCATGACCACCGACACGAAGCCCAAGCAGTCGGCCAGCACCTCCGACGCGGGCTGGACCGTGGGCGGGATGGCCAAGGGCGCGGGCATGCTCGCGCCGGGGCTCGCCACCATGCTCGTGGTGATCACCACCGACGCCGACCTCGACTCCGCTGCGCTCGACGCCGCGCTCCGCGAGTCCACGCGCGTCACGTTCGACCGGCTCGACTCGGACGGCTGCATGTCGACCAACGACCAGGTCACGCTCCTCGCCTCCGCAGCATCCGGCGTCGTGCCCGACGCCGAGGAGTTCCAGGCGGCGCTCACCGCGGTGTGCGCGGACCTCGCCGAGCAGCTGCAGGCCGACGCCGAGGGCGCCTCCCACGACATCGCCATCGAGGTCGTGCACGCGGCGTCCGACGACGACGCCGTCGAGGTCGGCCGCGCGGTCGCGCGCAGCAACCTCTTCAAGGCCGCGGTCTTCGGCAACGACCCCAACTGGGGCCGCGTGCTGGCCGCCGTGGGCACGACCGGCGCGGAGTTCGACCCCTACGGCATCGACGTCGCCATCAACGGCGTCGAGGTGTGCCGCGCGGGCGAGCCGCACGAGAGCCGCGACCTGGTCGACCTGCACCCGCGCGCCGTGCACGTGCTCATCGACCTGCACGCGGGCGACGCGACGGCGACCATCCTCACCAACGACCTCACGCACGACTACGTGCACGAGAACAGCGCGTACGCCAGCTGA
- the argF gene encoding ornithine carbamoyltransferase — protein MTRHFLRDDDLSPAEQSEVLDLAVQLKRERWSERPLAGPQTVAVIFDKSSTRTRVSFAVGIADLGGVPLIISTASSQLGGKETASDTARVLERQVAAIVWRTYGQAGLEEMAAGTTVPVVNALSDDFHPCQILADLLTIREHRGDLAGQTLVFLGDGASNMAHSYLLGGVTAGMHVRIAAPAGYVPAEDVVADAERIAATTGGSVRILADPVEAVTGADVVITDTWVSMGREEEKAVRLAELGAYQVTTELMDHAVDDAIFLHCLPADREYEVASEVIDGPRSVVWDEAENRLHAQKALLVWLLRQS, from the coding sequence ATGACCCGCCACTTCCTGCGCGACGACGACCTGAGCCCGGCCGAGCAGTCCGAGGTGCTCGACCTGGCGGTGCAGCTCAAGCGCGAGCGCTGGTCCGAGCGCCCCCTCGCCGGCCCGCAGACGGTCGCGGTGATCTTCGACAAGTCCTCCACCCGCACCCGCGTCTCCTTCGCGGTCGGCATCGCGGACCTCGGCGGTGTCCCCCTCATCATCAGCACCGCCAGCAGCCAGCTCGGCGGCAAGGAGACCGCGAGCGACACCGCGCGCGTGCTCGAGCGCCAGGTCGCCGCCATCGTCTGGCGCACCTACGGCCAGGCGGGCCTCGAGGAGATGGCCGCGGGCACGACGGTCCCTGTCGTCAACGCGCTGTCCGACGACTTCCACCCGTGCCAGATCCTCGCCGACCTGCTCACCATCCGCGAGCACCGCGGCGACCTCGCCGGCCAGACCCTCGTCTTCCTCGGCGACGGCGCGAGCAACATGGCGCACTCCTACCTGCTCGGCGGCGTCACCGCCGGAATGCACGTGCGCATCGCCGCTCCCGCGGGCTACGTGCCCGCCGAGGACGTCGTGGCCGACGCCGAGCGCATCGCCGCGACCACGGGCGGCTCCGTCCGGATCCTCGCCGATCCCGTCGAGGCCGTCACCGGCGCCGACGTCGTCATCACCGACACCTGGGTGTCCATGGGCCGCGAGGAGGAGAAGGCCGTGCGCCTCGCCGAGCTGGGCGCGTACCAGGTCACCACCGAGCTCATGGATCACGCGGTCGACGACGCGATCTTCCTGCACTGCCTTCCCGCCGACCGCGAGTACGAGGTGGCCTCCGAGGTCATCGACGGCCCGCGATCGGTGGTCTGGGACGAGGCGGAGAACCGCCTGCACGCCCAGAAGGCGCTGCTCGTCTGGCTCCTGCGCCAGTCCTGA
- a CDS encoding acetylornithine transaminase, with the protein MTTTQPERRTTQTESEWSDRFQAAMMRSSPPPLAMLVRGEGCRVWDSTGREYLDFLAGIAVNSLGHAHPALIRAVTEQVSTLAHVSNYFATPPQIALAERLRRITGAGDTGRVYFGNSGAEANEAAFKLARRNGSAHRTRVITLQGSFHGRTMGALALTGQPALQAPFLPLPGGVEHIAPTLEALEAAIDDTVQALILEPIQGEAGVVDLPAGFLRRARELTREHGALLILDEIQTGVGRTGRWFAYEHEGVRPDAVTIAKGIAGGVPIGALVAFDEAADLLQKGQHGSTFGGNPLATAAGNAVLAEIEDAGLVENAARRGEEIRAAITGLASPLIAEVRGRGLLIGVGLHHEDGGRIAAAALGEGLIINAPNARSLRIAPPLIVGDDEVRDFRERFGRALAHLR; encoded by the coding sequence ATGACCACGACCCAGCCAGAGCGCCGCACCACCCAGACCGAGAGCGAGTGGTCCGACCGCTTCCAGGCCGCGATGATGCGCTCCTCCCCGCCGCCGCTCGCCATGCTGGTGCGCGGCGAGGGCTGCCGCGTGTGGGACTCGACGGGCCGCGAGTACCTCGACTTCCTCGCGGGCATCGCCGTCAACTCGCTCGGGCACGCGCACCCTGCGCTGATCCGCGCGGTCACCGAGCAGGTCTCGACGCTCGCCCACGTGTCCAACTACTTCGCGACGCCGCCGCAGATCGCGCTCGCCGAGCGCCTCCGCCGCATCACCGGCGCGGGCGACACGGGCCGGGTCTACTTCGGCAACTCGGGCGCCGAGGCGAACGAGGCCGCGTTCAAGCTCGCCCGGCGCAACGGATCCGCGCATCGCACGCGCGTCATCACGCTGCAGGGCTCCTTCCACGGCCGCACTATGGGCGCGCTCGCGCTCACCGGCCAGCCCGCGCTGCAGGCGCCGTTCCTCCCGCTGCCGGGCGGCGTCGAGCACATCGCGCCGACCCTCGAGGCGCTCGAGGCGGCCATCGACGACACCGTCCAGGCGCTCATCCTCGAGCCGATCCAGGGCGAGGCCGGCGTGGTCGACCTGCCCGCCGGCTTCCTCCGCCGCGCCCGCGAGCTCACGCGTGAGCACGGGGCGCTGCTCATCCTCGACGAGATCCAGACCGGCGTCGGGCGCACGGGCCGCTGGTTCGCGTACGAGCACGAGGGCGTCCGGCCGGACGCGGTCACGATCGCCAAGGGCATCGCGGGCGGAGTGCCCATCGGGGCGCTCGTGGCGTTCGACGAGGCCGCCGACCTGCTGCAGAAGGGCCAGCACGGATCCACCTTCGGCGGCAACCCGCTCGCGACCGCCGCGGGGAACGCCGTGCTGGCCGAGATCGAGGACGCCGGGCTCGTGGAGAACGCCGCCCGCCGCGGCGAGGAGATCCGCGCGGCCATCACCGGGCTGGCCTCCCCGCTCATCGCCGAGGTGCGCGGCCGCGGGCTGCTCATCGGCGTGGGCCTGCACCACGAGGACGGCGGGCGCATCGCGGCCGCCGCGCTCGGCGAGGGGCTCATCATCAACGCGCCGAACGCGCGCAGCCTCCGCATCGCGCCGCCGCTCATCGTGGGCGACGACGAGGTGCGCGACTTCCGCGAGCGGTTCGGCCGCGCCCTGGCGCACCTGCGCTGA
- a CDS encoding argininosuccinate synthase: MAERVVLAYSGGLDTSVGIGWLKDATGKEVVALAVDVGQGGEDMEVIRQRALDCGAVEAVVVDAKDEFADDYIVPALKANALYQKRYPLVSGLSRPLIAKHLARVAHELGANSVAHGCTGKGNDQVRFEAAVAALAPDLTSIAPVRDLALTRDKAIVYANEHDLPIEQSKKSPYSIDKNVWGRAVETGFLEDPWNGPIEDLYEYTQDPDVLREATEVTITFEAGVPVAIDGVRYSPLRIVQELNAAAGAHGIGRIDVVEDRLVGIKSREVYEAPAAMTLIEAHEELESLTIERDLGRYKRGVEKDWANLVYDGLWFSGLKRSLDAFIEDSQRHVSGDIRMTLRGGRAVVTGRRSESSLYDFDLATYDTGDTFDQSLSKGFIELWSLPSKISARRDLAVEQAALAVDPAPAAE, from the coding sequence ATGGCCGAACGCGTGGTACTGGCATATTCCGGCGGACTCGACACCTCGGTCGGCATCGGCTGGCTCAAGGACGCGACCGGCAAGGAGGTCGTGGCCCTCGCGGTCGACGTCGGCCAGGGCGGCGAGGACATGGAGGTCATCCGGCAGCGCGCGCTCGACTGCGGCGCGGTCGAGGCCGTGGTGGTGGATGCGAAGGACGAGTTCGCGGACGACTACATCGTCCCCGCGCTCAAGGCCAACGCCCTCTACCAGAAGCGCTACCCGCTGGTCTCGGGCCTCAGCCGCCCGCTGATCGCCAAGCACCTCGCGCGCGTCGCCCACGAGCTCGGCGCGAACAGCGTCGCGCACGGCTGCACCGGCAAGGGCAACGACCAGGTGCGCTTCGAGGCCGCCGTCGCCGCGCTCGCGCCCGACCTCACCTCGATCGCGCCGGTCCGCGACCTCGCGCTCACGCGCGACAAGGCCATCGTCTACGCGAACGAGCACGACCTGCCCATCGAGCAGAGCAAGAAGAGCCCCTACTCGATCGACAAGAACGTCTGGGGCCGCGCGGTCGAGACCGGCTTCCTCGAGGACCCGTGGAACGGCCCCATCGAGGACCTCTACGAGTACACGCAGGACCCCGACGTGCTGCGCGAGGCGACCGAGGTCACCATCACGTTCGAGGCGGGCGTCCCCGTCGCGATCGACGGCGTGCGCTACTCGCCGCTCCGCATCGTCCAGGAGCTCAACGCCGCCGCGGGCGCGCACGGCATCGGCCGCATCGACGTCGTCGAGGACCGCCTGGTCGGCATCAAGAGCCGCGAGGTCTACGAGGCTCCCGCCGCCATGACGCTCATCGAGGCCCACGAGGAGCTCGAGAGCCTCACGATCGAGCGCGACCTCGGCCGCTACAAGCGCGGCGTCGAGAAGGACTGGGCGAACCTCGTCTACGACGGGCTCTGGTTCTCCGGCCTCAAGCGCTCGCTCGACGCCTTCATCGAGGACTCGCAGCGCCACGTCTCCGGCGACATCCGCATGACGCTCCGCGGCGGACGCGCGGTCGTCACCGGCCGCCGCAGCGAGTCGAGCCTGTACGACTTCGACCTGGCCACCTACGACACGGGCGACACGTTCGACCAGTCGCTGTCCAAGGGCTTCATCGAGCTGTGGTCGCTGCCGAGCAAGATCTCGGCGCGTCGCGACCTCGCGGTCGAGCAGGCCGCGCTGGCGGTCGACCCCGCGCCCGCCGCGGAGTAG